The genome window gttagtcgttttctcgccgggcggcggtcggaccactgccttatacCGCAAATATTAAACAGCGATTAATCAAATCACAACCATTCCATCGTGGAAACTCTAATCATACCTATTATGAATAAagattacaatttaatttttaaaagttattaaaatactaggacacacttattaaaataattaaatcgaaaacaacaataattatttattactggtatgtatttaaatgtttaataatttaaactccgCATAGTTGtgtttttcataattattatatactagactAGCATATTCCCGCAACCTCGTCCgagtggactatacaaatttcgaacccctattttacccccttagaatTCCCCCCTAAAAATTCTGCATTCtgaatttctgcccgatccgtccagtagtttgagccgtgcatgcgttgatagatcagtcagtcagtaagtcagcttttccttttataaataaagactagctgatccgcccggcttcgctcgagtgaaatttaatttaacatatcatcatcatgatcaacccatcgccgacttactacagagcacgggtctcttctcagagtgagaagggttttggccatagtctaccacgctggccatgtgcggattggtagacttcacacacctttgagaacattatggagaactctcaggcatgcaggtttcctcacgatgttttccttcaccgttaaagcaagtgatatttatttacttaaaacgcacataactcccatATGAATATACCATATACATGATATAATATGAATTATTATCATTCATATCATCAttatcggttcagtagtttcaaagTTTATAGATAACAGaaaaatctttcctctttataatataactagcttatgctcgcgacttcgtccgcgtggactacacaaatttcaaacccctatttcacccccttaggggttgaattttcgaaaataatagctatctgcatgctaaatttcagcccgatccgtccagtagtttgagctgtgcgttgatagataagtcagtcagtctgtcacctttcccttttatatatacagattataaAAGTAGGATTTTTCTCATAATTGCGTAAAAATCTCTATATacaatgaatcgctgaatgtgttgctaagcgcaaatctcaagaacagctgaaccgatttcgctaattctttttttataatattccttgaagtacgaggatggttcttacagagagaaaaattttaaaaaatgcctaaaacagtctaaaaacaacacttatctatattcccatacaaaagattcgtaataaaacttaaaagtcaatttgaactttaataccataccataaagtttaagtgttagttgaggggttccgggaaggcaaaacaattgagtgacgtgttaggcggtacgaagttcgccggctcagctagtataacatagaattattaaaatcagttcagtagtttcaaaatctttcctctttataatataactagcgacccgccccggcttcgcatgggtgcaatgtagatactaatgtggtgtcattgaggtgtcattgcctcggaaactctcaaatgagaggattttttctgACCTAATTCACATCATTTCAATTTCTTTAGGGatgtctaattttttgaaaaattaaactatagctataaaccttcctcttgaatcaatctatctattggtgaaaaccgcattaaaatccgttgtgtagtttaaaagatctacgcgttcatacatacaaatagacgcgggaagcgactttattttatagtatgtagaGATTATAGAAGTAGGATTTTTCTCATAGTTGcgtaaaaataggtaataaaacaCAGATTAACGTCGGTCTTGACTTTGTGGCAGAACCTTTGAACTTGACTGTAGCGGTGGCAAATTAATTATAGTGGTATTATATGGTGtcgttaattttttattgctacctcttttttttttaaaagaatatttgccatgttaaatgactaatattcccctttcctctccaactaagcgtcagctaggagtagatacgactataatagtgcaacgggcgggatttgaaccgtcaacctttcggttttcagtccactcctttaccggttgaactATTGAAGTCATCTCCCTCGGGTCTTGGCATTGTTATTCAATCTGTGTCTCAGCCACTCGTACCTGCCTCCGGACCTAATGAAAACTGTGGTGGTACCTGTTGTAAAGTGTAGGACGGGGGATGTGTCTGATAAATGTAATTACCGACCGATTTCGCTAGCCACTGCCATAGCGAAAGTGCTCGACAGTGTGCTTAACCAATATTTGAAGAAGCACGTTAAGCTACATGATGCTCAATTCGGATTTCGGTCCGAACTGTCAACTGAAACTGCAATCCTGAGTTTGAAGCATACTGTCAAGTACTACACTGATAGACACACTCCCGTATATGCTTGTTTCCTGGACCTGTCGCGGGCTTTTGATCTGGTGCCATATGATAACATGTGGGCTAAGTTAAAAAAGACAGGGTTGCCACCGGAGGTTAATTGTCTTTTTAAATATTGGTACCTAGGTCAGGAAAACCGAGTTAGGTGGGCGAATGAGCTCTCGGATACGTACAGGCTGGAATGTGGCGTTCGGCAGGGTGGCCTGAGCTCACCATTGCTTTTCAGCCTGTACGTAAACGAACTGATTGAGGGACTCAGCAGTATGCCGGTAGGCTGCTACGTAGACGGTGTCTGCGTCAACAACCTCAGCTATGCCGACGACATGGTGCTGCTGGCTCCGTCAATCAGTGCGCTGCGCAGGATGCTTGCGGTATGCGAGTCGTATGCTGCTGAACATGGATTGAAATACAATGTCAAGAAGACTGAAGTCATGGTCTTCAAGGCGGGTACCAAGTGTCCAACGTATGTTCCACCTTTAAAGCTCCATGGAGTAGCTCTCAATAGAgttcacaaattcaaatacCTTGGGCACTTGCTAACCGAGACCCttggagatgatgatgatatggaaAGGGAACGCAGGGCATTGTCAGTCCGAGCGAATATGGTGGCCCGCAGGTTTGCCCGATGTACAGATGCTGTGAAAGTCACGCTGTTCAAAGCATACTGTACATCCTTATACTCGGCAAGCTTGTGGTTTCAGTACACGCAAAGGGCTTACAATGCGCTGCGagtccaatataataatgcgttcaggattttgttgcggcaacctcggttctgtagtgcatcagctatgtttgctgaggcgcggacagatggcttcgatgccatctggcgcaagaaaacagcatcactgttgtccagagtccgaggaagcagcaacgggatcctgcgcatgatagcgggcaaaatggatagtcctctgttggggaaactcgtgcagaggactaaatcccttttagttattaagtactaacatagtgattaagtattttgttactaactccttagtgtttaagtattaacatagttattaagtatttattgttactaacacataatggatcaattgttgtccgacttaataaataaattgaattgagGCTCTCAAATATTATGGTCCAAGATCCCAATGCCGCCAGAcgttccttattttctgagatagATAtacaaaatagaatagaatagatttttattcaaataaacttttacaagtgcttttgaatcgtcaactagtttaatttaccactcggttcggaatgccgtccctaccgagaagaaccaacaagaaactcggcggttgttcttttcaagagatcaatttatattattatactatactgTACAatcaattgcagccccgtgcattgctggagcgagtcaaatttGCTAAAACAGATGAAATCTGCTAGATGCGCGTATTACTcgcttggtggctggcttttcctgcatattTAGTAGCGGGAGGGCGGGGGATGCTGCATACAGATTTAATCTGTTACAGTGGATTATAACAAATCAAGCTTCTGGTTCATTGTTGTATTAGATTAAAAAATCtggggtatttttttttacattttgcacgataaatcaaaaactacgctgcataaaaataaataaaaatctgttttagaatgcacaggtgaagccctttaatttaagagcctcaatagctcaacgggtaaaggagtggactgaaaaccgaaaggtcgacggatcaaaccccgcccgttgcactattgtcgtaccttttttttttttttttttttttttttttttcgctggtaaaaatgctattaggcatgccgcacaagggcgggtatgtgggactcactcgcggtttttttttaaccgccatcagcatacccactaaaaaacccagcggtgccgtccgcgtcaagtataagacgtctcaggatcccggatatcggatgcgactgagacgtccTGGCGTTGGGCCGGCACAAGTTTACTCCCAATGCCTAGGGCAGGAGAAGGTGAGCATACTGTCTCCTTCTCCTCCCCTGTCTTCTTCTGCGGAGCGGGTGGGCGTCGGCGTCCAGCTCTCGTTCCCGCTCCGCGGCCTCCTTCAGTGATATGACAGTATTACAGAAGGAGGCCATTACGCCCCAGCTGGTCTCACTACTGATCATCTCGTCTATTGCATTTGAAAGTGAGAGGCTTCCTCTGAGGGTCGACGACAGGATGTGCCGCTGgggtttccagattttttcccgaatgtctgctataagacctacctacctgccaaatttcatgattctaggtcaacgagaagtactgCAGGTGTACCCTGTACCTACTgcaggtttcttggcagacacgaaagacagacagacagacaacgaagtgatcctataatggttccttttttacttttgaggtacgaaaccctaaaaatacataggtaataCTGCTTATAGCAACACAACGATGGATTTGATATATCCGGAATCATATAAATAATGCctacttagtttttattaactatactagatgatgcccgcgacttcgtctgcgtggatttaggtttttaaaaatcccatgggaactcttttattttccgggataaaaagtagcctatgtccttccccgggatgcaagctatctctataccaaatttcgtcacaatcggttgaacggttgggccgtgaaaggctagcagacagacaggcagacacactttcgcatttataatattagtatggattattatattTCTGAAGGTTAATCtgcaatatattataaaatcttCATCTATAGTAATaggttatattatattgtatctgCAAAAAATTATGGCAAATTATCTGTTTaagatttatgtttttgtttacaaaaaaacGATTGCGGATTTGGGAGACAAAAAAGTGTTTACCATTGCAATGAAATATTATAAGCGttagttaaaaaaccggccaagtgcaagtcaggctcgcgcacgagggttctgtactacagtcgtatttttttgtcattttgcacgataatttaaaaaccatgatgcaaaaaaataaataaaaatctgttttagaatgcacagatgaagccctttcatatggcaccccacttgatatagttatatcttactttaaaaatttaaaaaaacctattattacaataatttaatattagttcatgacaataatttaattttttttgtggtgtaaccacaaattcacgattttcagatttttcccctcacgTCTGCTCTAagatctaccttcctgccaaatttcatgattctaggtcaacgggaagtaggtaccctatagggattacagatagacagacagacagacagacaacaaagttatcctataagggttccgtttttccttttgaggtacggaaccctaaaaaagatttaAACTTCAATGTAAGAATAGATTTTATTATCCAGGTATTTCACCGTAACAATGACGCATGCCCAACATTTCacaaaaagttaattaattagtcGACAACAAACCAGTTCAGTGAGTGCTATACACAAAGTCGGGTCGCCACATTCGAAACAACAATTTTTGTTTAATAGCAAAACCagggtgaactagagtgagggaccTCTCGGTTCgatcctgaatcgatgataatatgtcaaatattaggctatggtgacatgaaatcaaagaaaaatagggctacctagcgtcaaatgtactaacatttgacgcctgccagtgacgtcgacgttttgttagaagtttcgtgtcgtgaactgtgacaaaACCAACACGGCATGACATATCCACTGTGAATACTGGTTGCCAGAACCAGTATTATCTCAATTTTAATCACTTTACAGGATGAAGGAAAGAGTTGTTTCTTTCAAGTAATCAAGTCAGACTCTCGGcaatgaaatagaaatagaaagattttttttattcttataaacatttacaagtgcttttgaatcgttaaaagAATTTACCACTGATGATTCAGAATGCcatttctaccgagaagaaccagcgagattcggtggttgctcttttcaaatgttcaatTTATGATTAACGAGAGAGAGATATAGATGAAATTCGCGATTTCAGCTGCGTCTAGATTTTTTTGTAATCCTATTCCGAtttgaggagacccgtgctctgtagtgagccagcgatgggttgatcatgatggatTTCACCACCCGACTCTGCCAAGCCGACTATGTGTACAGCAATCCTAACTACATTACTGGTTTATTGACGTGTTTATTACTTTAATACGCATTTAATTTAAATCGCCCCACTATCGTAAAAAtcgtattattaaaaaaatcaaaaaaagatCTACTTGaaataaatgcataaaaatcactacccatattataaatgcgaaataatgattgtttgttggtttattggtttgtccttcaatcacgaagCAACGGAGcgacaacggattgacgtgattttttgcattgccagtctgtccgtctgtctgtcaagaaacctacagggtacttcccgttgacctagaatcatgaaatttagcaggtaggtgggtcttatagcagacattcggagaaaaatctgaaaaccgtgaattcgtggttacatcacacaaaaaaaactaaattgtggtcatgaactaataaatagtattttcaatttttgtagtaagataactatatcaaatgggatatcatgtgaaaggtcttcacctgtgcattctaaaacagatttttatttatttttaagcatcatagtttttgaattatcgtgcaaaatgtcgaaaaatacgactgcagtacggaaccctcgttgcgagaCTCGCActgactgactcgcacttggccggtttttataataagggtactgatggacATATTTTATATCTTTGAGTATCCACATAGATAGGTATTGTTTTGAAACTTAACACAAATAACACTAAATTGAGCATTTCTCAAAATCCTAAAGCAGAAAAACGGCTATTAAAGATTCCATTTAGAGTTAAAGTTTAAGGTCAAAAATCGATTGCGAATTTTGACAAATATACCAAATAAGTCTCAGGAACACTTAATACGAGTTTCTATAGTAGTCGAATACGAAATCCGATGGCGAAATTCCTCATACATCAACaacctttcatcatcatcaaccaatagacgtccactgctggatacaggtctcttgtagggacttccacacgccacggtcttgcgccgcctgaatctagcggctccctgcgactcgtctgatgtcgtccgtctacctagtggtgGACGTTGGTGTATCAAAATAGTTAgcacccactgagatttttgtctctatcatttgtatgtgtttacgtaacagagagagcgctatacttagttctttccgcggatagggtatagtggTCACTCGTTGAATACGACACACCTGTGCGCTAGATTTATCCCTGACCTACAGatttaaattctaaatttaaaaaatgtaatttctCTAATTACAGAAAAACAAAATGGCTCCCTTCTCAACACACACAGAAACCACAACGATCACAGAGAGCGAGGAAGAATACCCGAAGCTCATCGCCCCGCAGGCGGCGCCGAGGAAATATGACATAGTCTACTTCAATCTGTTCACATTCGGCTATGCGCACCTGGCTACACTGTACGGAGTTTATCTAGCCTGTACCGTCGCTACATGGAAGACTTTGATATTCCGTGAGTACATCATGTCATCTCATGACATATCAAATTGCAAGAGAGGCGGTTAAAATTACAGTTAGTATTAAACTTTGACTAAAAGCAAAGTCGGTTTGTCTTTTTTTGTCTCAGCTCAGTCTAATCAGTTTTAATCTATTGGAGGTTTTCTacccaaaaatattttgatatctctcagtaaagcagcaatgtagaatcaACCACTGTCAAATTAgttcagtggctatcattcagtgttagcgAATCTCACTAAGGCTTGTCTACAATAGAAAGTCACACAGTCAGTACAGTTCAGACCATTCGACTGACACAGCCTAACTTTAAACTTGCAGATCACATAATATTCATACTGGCGGCTGTCGGTGTGACCGCGGGCGCACATCGGCTGTGGACTCACCGGGCTTACAAGGCGAAGACGCCCTTACAGATTATACTGATGGTGATGAACACGCTCGCCTTCCAGAACTCCGCGATACACTGGGTACGCGAGCATCGCATGCACCACAGGTAaataaaaacggccaagtgcgagtcgcgcactgaggatcccgtattacaatcgtattttatcgacatttcgcacgataaatcaaaaactattacggctaaaaataaataaaaatctgttttggaatgtacaagtaaagcccattcatatgataccccacttggtatagtaattttactttgaaagttgaaaatagcaatatttgtttatgcacacattttttttcttatgtagtaaccacaaatttacggttttcagattttccccctcatgtctgctataagacctatcttgctgtcaaatttcatgaggtcaacgggaagtaccctatagatttcttgacagacagacagacaacaaagtgatcctataagggttcctattttccttttgaggtacggaaccctaaaaatatgtaaaGTTTTCGGGCTTAGAACATCTACCCGTATATACCAAACGCATGTTTATAGTGTAAACAATACGGGCACTTGAAACGCATGTGTAACGCACGTATAAGCTAATGGTAACGTTTTACGCAGAATACTCAAAtgcatctatagtacgcgacaggtcgagatggtaatcggggaggtacgccccgcacacccgcacagccccagcccaaaaccagtgcgggcgagtaatgatgacgtgcgggtatacgaggcgtccccccacctcacactccgattgccatctcgatctgtcgcggactatataggtaggtaacggTAGACAAGTAACTAGCCACTGCAGAAGTCTCCCAtcaaaccagaccagagacaattctgaaattataaattcccaaactgcccctgccgtgaatcgaacccgagacccgCTATCTCCCGTGCAGTTGGCTATTCGGTAGGGAGggcattataaaataaaaataaataaaacaaaaatttatttttttcaattaaacttttacaagtatttttgaaccgtcaacagcttctaccactggtttggaatgcctttcctatcgagaagaaccagcaagaaactcggcggttgctcttttcaaagatttgatacctatacaatattatgccatgtataagaaaagtatttgccgtcctgcgcgttgctggaacgagctgcaggtcgaATCTACGCTCATTATTTATGTATAGCTGTATTTACTACTGTTACAGATACAGCGACACGGATGCAGACCCTCACAACGCGACACGAGGCTTCTTCTACTCACACATCGGATGGCTGTTGGTCAGAAAGCATCCCGAGGTGAGGCGGAGGGGGAAGTTCGTCGACATGTCCGACATTTATGCCAACCCTGTGCTGAGGTTTCAGAAAAAGTGAGTAATCTATCTATAGTTGGTAAatctccttttttctgggtggtatacaaagaaataaccacgaaggggatggcggggtctgtaagacccctaACGTAACCTAACCTATCCAAGTCGGAGTGCCcgaagtcccgagctcgcttcgctcgctcttgatggtggaaGCGGAGGGAggaaagaatagaatagaatgtttttatgaatagtcaggtagttttaatttaccactggttcggaattccGTTCAGTACCCCCACTCTGCAATGGAGCCACGTATTTCTGGGGGTAAAattgatttttcattttaaacattgttttattttgtgaGTATGGTCACCCTAAAATCTAAGTAGTATTACGATACGGCTAAACGTGGCCCGCCTTATTGAAGAACGTATTGCTATGACAATCCGGCAAATCGTTGAACCGCCGCATTTCAAAACGGCCCTGCTTTTGATAACGGCTAGCCGTAATGTAATATGGCAGATTATACGATCCGACTGCGacacaaacattaaaaaaaaaagactcgggccgaattgagaaccacctcctttttggaagtccgttaaaaaaatacgagttatattgataacctcctcttttttttgtaaaaaaatgagTTTAACTCTGACATTTTCCACCTTTCAGATACGCAGTACCCTTCATCGGAACAATTTGCTTCGTCCTACCGACCATCATCCCTATGTACTTCTTCGGAGAAACCCTCACCACCGCATGGAACCTCGCCATCATGCGCTACGTGTTCAACCTCCACATCACCTTCTTCGTCAACAGCGCCGCCCACTTATGGGGCAACAAACCCTATGACAAGAACATAAAGCCAGTTCAGAACCTATCAGTTTCCTTCATGGCGTTCGGGGAGGGTTTCCATAACTACCACCACGCGTTCCCATGGGACTATCGAACGGCGGAGTTGGGGAACAACTGGCTGAACTTTACTACTAAGTTTATAGATTTCTTCGCGTGGTTGGGTTGGGCGTACG of Maniola hyperantus chromosome 26, iAphHyp1.2, whole genome shotgun sequence contains these proteins:
- the LOC117994491 gene encoding acyl-CoA Delta(11) desaturase-like, with protein sequence MAPFSTHTETTTITESEEEYPKLIAPQAAPRKYDIVYFNLFTFGYAHLATLYGVYLACTVATWKTLIFHHIIFILAAVGVTAGAHRLWTHRAYKAKTPLQIILMVMNTLAFQNSAIHWVREHRMHHRYSDTDADPHNATRGFFYSHIGWLLVRKHPEVRRRGKFVDMSDIYANPVLRFQKKYAVPFIGTICFVLPTIIPMYFFGETLTTAWNLAIMRYVFNLHITFFVNSAAHLWGNKPYDKNIKPVQNLSVSFMAFGEGFHNYHHAFPWDYRTAELGNNWLNFTTKFIDFFAWLGWAYDLKTVPDEVIRSRASRTGDGSDMWGFGGERDKTE